In a genomic window of Tripterygium wilfordii isolate XIE 37 chromosome 8, ASM1340144v1, whole genome shotgun sequence:
- the LOC120004545 gene encoding non-specific lipid transfer protein GPI-anchored 31-like, with the protein MAAVKACLLLCVLSVLSICAVDGAGHSHTVAAPAPSVDCSMLIMNMADCLPFVSNGSGPSKPEKTCCTGFKTVLKADPDCICQAFKSSAQFGVVIDIKRAMALPAACGVHDSSAPTCGMSLSPASAPETSPTLSGLGPTSAQSVTPAPAPKSSSSALSSSVASLVLGLVAAAFSSF; encoded by the exons ATGGCAGCAGTGAAAGCGTGTTTGCTTCTGTGCGTTCTCTCCGTGCTCTCCATTTGCGCCGTTGATGGCGCTGGCCATTCCCACACTGTGGCGGCTCCGGCGCCGTCTGTGGACTGCAGCATGTTGATCATGAACATGGCGGACTGTCTGCCGTTTGTGTCGAACGGGAGTGGCCCTTCTAAGCCTGAGAAGACTTGTTGCACCGGGTTTAAGACCGTGTTGAAGGCAGATCCTGATTGTATTTGTCAGGCCTTCAAGAGCAGTGCACAGTTTGGTGTGGTAATTGATATCAAGAGGGCAATGGCTCTTCCTGCTGCTTGCGGAGTCCATGACTCCTCTGCTCCTACCTGTGGAA TGTCCCTTTCTCCTGCTAGTGCTCCTG AGACCTCTCCCACATTGAGTGGACTTGGACCTACATCTGCGCAATCAGTGACACCAGCTCCAGCTCCTAAGAGCTCAAGTTCTGCATTGTCTTCCTCAGTCGCATCTCTTGTTCTTGGCCTCGTAGCTGCGGCATTCTCTAGCTTCTGA
- the LOC120003537 gene encoding 3-hydroxyacyl-[acyl-carrier-protein] dehydratase FabZ-like, whose product MKLGKKVGVSRFLYSPAALVVGASEYNPGVSAVAIKNFTINDELFPGHFPERPIMPGVLMVEIILRGMPLVVGSRQLLKPEVGGSLEKFFFAGIDKVRLKKSVIAGDTLVMRMTLVELQKRFGIATMEGKAYVGGNFVCKGVFLMAMGSK is encoded by the exons ATGAAATTGGGGAAGAAGGTTGGGGTTTCGAGATTTCTTTACTCTCCGGCTGCACTGGTAGTTGGTGCCTCG GAGTACAATCCTGGAGTTTCTGCTGTTGCAATCAAGAATTTTACCATAAATGATGAACTCTTTCCTGGGCATTTCCCTGAGAGGCCAATCATGCCTGGGGTTCTCATGGTTGAG ATAATTTTACGAGGAATGCCACTCGTGGTTGGATCCAGGCAATTGCTGAAACCAGAAGTAGGAGGCTCACTTGAAAAATTCTTCTTTGCTGGAATTGACAAAGTAAGATTGAAGAAATCAGTGATTGCAGGTGACACCTTAGTTATGAGAATGACTCTTGTCGAGCTGCAGAAACGCTTTGGAATAGCAACAATGGAGGGCAAAGCTTATGTTGGGGGTAACTTTGTTTGTAAAGGCGTGTTTTTGATGGCTATGGGGAGTAAATAA